A genomic region of Rhipicephalus sanguineus isolate Rsan-2018 chromosome 1, BIME_Rsan_1.4, whole genome shotgun sequence contains the following coding sequences:
- the LOC119397064 gene encoding uncharacterized protein LOC119397064 — protein sequence MSYRPNQGLYRTLDFVTPVTRVWGIFSAIVYWGIGADITYHGDSLGPYILVSAVFITLFETAFAVDLFLEVCIREERGYCLRLWRGIRWVDLWRKSVLYLALSILCFAYHSSSWLGGYAGATTLVLCVLYLILTYKNHLEVKEALLADKEASYDRFDALEEEVDETLPEPDVDTVGDQDRILEV from the exons ATGAGCTACCGACCGAATCAAGGTTTATATCGCACCCTAGACTTCGTTACACCTGTGACACGAGTATGGGGCATTTTTTCGGCAATAG TTTACTGGGGTATAGGCGCTGACATCACGTATCACGGCGACTCCTTGGGACCGTACATACT GGTCTCAGCTGTGTTTATTACACTCTTTGAAACAGCGTTTGCTGTGGACCTTTTCCTCGAGGTTTGCATAAG GGAGGAGAGAGGCTATTGCCTTCGCCTGTGGAGAGGAATTCGATGGGTAGATCTGTGGCGGAAAAGCGTCCTTTACTTGGCCTTGTCCATCCTGTGCTTTGCCTACCACAGCAGTTCCTGGTTAGGAGGTTATGCTG GTGCCACAACGTTAGTTCTGTGTGTCCTTTACCTCATCCTTACCTACAAGAATCACCTTGAAGTCAAGGAGGCTCTCTTGGCTGACAAAGAAGCATCGTATGACAG GTTTGATGCGCTCGAAGAAGAGGTGGACGAAACACTTCCGGAGCCCGATGTTGACACTGTTGGTGACCAAGACCGCATCTTGGAAGTATGA